A part of Rhinoderma darwinii isolate aRhiDar2 chromosome 1, aRhiDar2.hap1, whole genome shotgun sequence genomic DNA contains:
- the LOC142647675 gene encoding olfactory receptor 5V1-like: MDFLLLGLTDIPNIKVLLFVALLLMYVLTLMGNVAIIWIVQLDKNLNTPMYLFLENLSFLDICYTSTTMPKMLEMLIVDHRAISFLACAFQLFFFVAFVGTECVLLGIMSYDRFLAICHPLRYSTYMSKIVCIALAGISWFCGFINSVIHTAFTFRLHFCRSNRISYYFCDIPPLLVLSCDDTSVNETLLLTIGVFIGWTPFLCIIVSYIYIIVTILKIKSTQGRQKSFSTCISHLAVVLLYYGSAIFSYVRPVSTYSMDKDKLISVLYSIVTPMLNPVIYTLKNQDVKKAIRRQMSLKQK, encoded by the coding sequence ATGGATTTTCTTCTATTAGGATTAACAGATATACCCAACATAAAAGTTCTCTTGTTTGTAGCACTTCTTCTTATGTATGTGCTGACTCTCATGGGAAATGTGGCCATTATTTGGATTGTACAGCTAGACAAGAATCTGAACACACCAATGTACTTATTCTTAGAAAATTTATCTTTCTTGGACATTTGCTATACATCAACAACAATGCCTAAAATGCTGGAGATGCTCATAGTCGACCATAGAGCTATATCCTTTTTAGCTTGTGCATTTCAATTGTTTTTCTTTGTAGCTTTTGTGGGCACTGAGTGTGTTCTGCTTGGGATAATGTCTTATGACCGCTTCTTAGCTATATGTCATCCGCTCCGTTATTCTACTTATATGAGCAAAATAGTTTGCATTGCTTTGGCTGGCATATCATGGTTTTGTGGTTTTATTAATTCTGTTATTCATACTGCCTTCACTTTTCGTCTACACTTTTGTCGTTCCAACCGGATCAGTTATTACTTCTGTGATATACCTCCACTTCTTGTCTTATCTTGCGATGACACTTCTGTCAACGAAACCTTGTTACTCACCATTGGTGTTTTCATAGGATGGACACCTTTCCTCTGCATTATTGtctcatatatatacattattgtaACTATATTGAAAATCAAAAGCACTCAAGGAAGACAGAAGTCTTTTTCAACCTGTATTTCCCATCTAGctgtggtgctattatattacGGCAGTGCCATTTTCAGTTATGTGAGACCTGTTTCCACCTACTCAATGGATAAGGACAAATTAATCTCAGTCTTATACAGTATTGTGACTCCAATGCTAAACCCAGTAATATACACTTTAAAAAATCAGGATGTCAAGAAAGCAATTCGTAGACAAATGTCTTTAaagcaaaaataa